From a single Ovis aries strain OAR_USU_Benz2616 breed Rambouillet chromosome 23, ARS-UI_Ramb_v3.0, whole genome shotgun sequence genomic region:
- the LOC105604530 gene encoding dynactin-associated protein-like — protein sequence MGDTNPFRMDGKQQQHAVDIDQNPTELLPRNPYGSNEGTPCGCRLPVVTLQPQWAAARPWSPWKTFLLCLLACLIAAALVVLLFYFVHLSKPAAGTTIVIHADGKSSHVTCLPGAAPSQGPSSLPVSQSTLLLTPGTNHSSSTPVLPTPMETTISSTLVHEVEIEDE from the exons ATGGGAGACACCAACCCTTTCAGAATGGATGGCAAACAGCAGCAGCACGCTGTGGATATTGACCAAAACCCGACTGAGCTG TTACCCAGAAATCCCTATGGTTCAAACGAAGGAACACCCTGTGGTTGTAGATTGCCTGTTGTGACCTTACAGCCGCAGTGG GCGGCAGCAAGGCCGTGGTCACCCTGGAAAACATTCCTGCTGTGTCTACTGGCCTGCCTCATCGCCGCAGCCCTTGTTGTCCTGCTCTTCTATTTCGTCCACTTGAGCAAGCCCGCCGCCGGCACCACCATCGTCATTCATGCCGACGGCAAGTCCAGCCACGTCACCTGCCTTCCTGGCGCTGCCCCATCTCAGGGCCCATCCTCCCTGCCTGTGTCTCAGAGCACTCTGCTTCTTACCCCGGGGACCAACCACAGCTCCTCTACCCCGGTGCTCCCAACTCCTATGGAGACGACTATAAGCTCAACGTTGGTCCACGAAGTTGAAATTGAAGATGAATGA